From the genome of Methanoregula boonei 6A8:
GGTAGTCCACTTGTAGACACCGGGGGTGAGGGTCGTTCCATCGGTAATAGTCCCGGTGTCCAAGTCGGTGATACCGGGAGTTTGTGCATTCGCTGCAGTGTATGCTGCCTGCATATCGAGTACAGCGGTATTCAGATTAGCGGGAGTAGGTGCCGTATAGTCTGCCGCATATACTTTTCCGTTAACCAGGGAGGATGTCGAAAACTGGCCAGATGAATCATTGGCAAGACTAAAGCCGGTTATTGCTGACGAAACGATGTCCGCCCCTATATCACCGGTGATCAGTGTGTTCTGCGTGCCGGGCGTTGTCGTCACTCCGGTTTCAGTCAGGATCACATAATTGCCGGCCGTTCCAAGATCAACGGCTGAAGCGCCAGCGAACAGTCCGTAGGTGCTAAAGTGCGTGGAGGTTGCCGATACGATGTGATTGACGGTATCAACGGTGCTAGGGAGTGATTCCCATGACTGGGTCGCCACGTTGAAGTACTCGATCACAAGATTTGCTTCGGTGACACCTGCCGGGAGCGTGGCCGGGTCATAATGCATACTGATGATCACCGAGCTGACATTAGATTCCAGCGCCGGTGCGGAGATGGTGATGTACCTGCCTACTGCAGTGAATGCCGGAAGAGGCATTCCTGTAACCGGTGGGCGGGTATACGCGGTCACGTTGACCGGTGTGCCGGCATCTACGCTGTTGTTTGTAGTGAAGGTGATAGTAGTATTGGCTGTCGTCGAGAAGTCAAGAGTTGTCGTTGCTCCTGAAATTATCGCGGTTGTTATCTGGGAACCGGATCCACTCGGGCTTGCCGGAGCATATGTTGCCGCCGTTGGGCCAGTAACCGTATCTGAGATAAGGGTAACTGCGGTCTGAGCCAGTGCCCGGCCGTTTAAGGTTGCACCATTACCCAATGCGATATACGTTTGATCCAGGATATTCCCGTTGAATGTAGAGTTTGCTCCAAGCGCCGTATTGCCGGCGACAACCCAGTACACGTTATCAGCATTTGCACCGTTAGCAAGGATAATCTGCGAATTCACGCCAGTACTGAGAACTCCTGTTGTCTGGAATACCCAGACTGCATTCGAATTACCCTGAGCGTCAAGGGTGAGTGTGTTGGGGATTGTCACGCCGGTAGTCCACTTGTATACACCGGGGGCGAGGGTCATCCCGTTAATACTTCCGTTGCCAAGTTCGGTGACACCGGGAGTCAGTGCATTCGCCGCAGTGTACGCTGCTTCCATGGCGCTTACTGCGGTCGTCATGGTGGCCGGAGTAGGTGCCGCATAGTCAGCTGCATAGACATTTCCGGAAACCAGAGGAGATGTCGAAAACTGACCTGATGCATCCAGAACGAGACCAAAGCCGGTCATTGATGACGCAGCTATGGGGCTCACGCCAATGTTGCCGATGATCGTTGAATTTGTAGTTCCGGTGGTCGTGATCCCGGATTTTGCCAGGATAACGAAATTGCCGGCCGTTCCAAGATCAACGGTTGTTGGAGTAGTCGTCCCGCCGCTGACAGTTGTCGTCGGGGGGGTTGCCGTTGCCGTTGGGCCGTTAACCGTATCCCCTATAAGGGTAACTGCGGTCTGAGCCAGTGCCCGGCCGTTTAAGGTTGCGCCATCGTTCAGCGCAATATACGTCTGATCCAGGATATTCCCATTGAACGTGGAGTTTGCTCCAAGCGCCGTGTTGCCGGCGACAACCCAGTAAACGTTCTGGGCCTGTGCTCCGTTAGCAAGGATAACCTGCGAATTCACGCCAGTACTGAGAACTCCTGTTGTCTGGAATACCCAGACTGCATTCGGGTTGTTTTGAGCGTCAAGAGTGACACTGCCGGGAATAGTCACACCGGTACTCCACTTGTACACACCGGGGATGAGGGTCATCCCGCTGATATTTCCGGCGCCCAGTTCGGCGACACCGGCAGCCTGTGCATTCGCTGCGGTGTACGCTGCTTCCATGTAGCTTACAGCGCTCGTCATGGTAGCCGGAGTAGGTGCTGCATAGTCAGCGGCATAGACATTTCCGGTAACCTGAGAGGATGTCGAAAACTGACCTGATGAATCCAGAGTGAGACCAAAGCCGGTCATTGATGACGCAGCTATAGGGCTCACACCAATATTTCCATCAATTGCAGAGGTTCCCGTGGTCGTAATCCCGGATTTTGCCAGGATAGCGAAATTGCCGGCCGTTCCGAGAGCCACGGTTGTTGCATTGACCGTCGCGCCGGGTGTGGCCTCCGGGAGGGTGGCCGCCGCTGCCGGGCCGTTGACCGTATCCCCGATAAGGGTAACATCGGTTTGTGCCAGTGCCCGGCCATTTAAGGTTGCGTTATCACCGAACGTAATCCCTGTTTGATCCAGGATATTCCCATTCAACTCAGAGTTTGCTCCAAGTGCCGTATTGCCGGCGACAACCCAGTAAACGTTCTGGGCATTTGTTCCGTTAGCAAGGATAACATGCGAATTTACGTCACTGCTGAGGACTCCTGCTATCTGGAATACCCAGACTGCACTCGAATTACCCTGAGCATCCAGTGTGAGATGGGCGGGGATGGTCACACCGGTACTCCACTTGTATACACCGGGGGTAAGGGTCGTCCCGTCGGTAATAAGTCCGGCGTTGAGGCCGGTGACATCGGGAGCCTGTGCGTTCGCTGCAGTGTATGCGGCTTGCATGTCGTTTACCGCAGTAGTCATGGTACCCGGAGTGGGTAACGCATAGTCAGCTGCATATACATTACCGGTAGTAACCAGAGACGATTTTGAAAACTGGTACGATGGATCCATCACAAGGCCAAATCCTGTTATGGCTGTCGCAGCAATCGGGCTCACGCCAATATTGCCGACAATCTGTGTGGCCTGTGTGCCTGTTGTGGTCGAGATGCCGGATTTTGCCAGGATAGCGAAATTGCCGGCCGTTCCGAGATCGACAGTGGTTGCATTGCCCGACACAGGAACCGAGCTGCCGGGTGGTGCCGGCATGGTGTTGGTGACTGCGTGGTCAAAGTCTGCAAGCAGGACGCCATCTGATGATGTTACGGTGCCTGCCGTGTAACTGACATTAACCGTATCACCATATGCAATAGGCGTGCCGGAGGTTGTCAGGTCAATTTTGGTGGGGGTTGAATTAAGTGCGGCTGCACTGAACGCCAGTTGGGGTCCTGCGCCGTTAATCTTATACGTGAAATTTTCGAAATTACCCGCCGGGCTTGACATAGCCTTGTCGAATGTGACGGTGATCACTGTTCCGGCCGCGTTGGTCGCTGCTGAAGTAACGGTCGGGGCTGTCGGCATGGTGTTGGTAACGGTGTGGTCAAAGTCTGCAAGCAGAGTGCCATCTGATGCTGTTACGGTGCCTGCGCTGTAACTGACATTAATTGTATCACCGGACGCAATAGGCGTGCTGAGTGCGGTCAGGTCAATACTGGTGGTCCCGTTAAGAGCAGCTGCACCGAACGTCCCGGTCACTGCGTTGTTAATCTTATACGTGAAGTTTTCTACATTGCCGGCCGGGCTGGTCATTGCCTTGTTGAAGGTGACGGTGATCACTGTTCCGGCTGCGTTGGTCGCTGCTGAAGTAACGGTCGGGCCTGCAGCCGCGCCCAATGTCACCGGCGCCGGATCTGTTACGAACGTATTGGCGTCAAGCGTAACCGCGGTCTGTGCCAGTGCTTTGCCGGTAAATGTTGCACCGGTCTGTACTGCAATACTTGTGTGATCCAGGATATTCCCATTGAAGTCAGTGTAGGTTCCAATCTGCGTTGCGCCGGCAACTACCCAGAAGACATTCTTTGCCTGTGCTCCATTCACAAGGATAACATTCCCTGCATTGGAGGAACTAGTAGTTCCTGATGCCGTAGTGAAAGTTCCGGGGATCTGGAATACCCAGACTGCATTCGGGTTGCCTTGAGCGTCCAGAGTGACGCCTGATAAATTTATGACCACGTTAGGGCTGCCGGTGTCAAACTTATAAAGACCCGAATCGAGTATCAGCCCACCAATGTTTCCGGCATTTCCAATGTCAGTATAATCTGCCGGAGTCTGACCATTGGCAGTGGTGTACGCTGTCCCCATGTCACTTACAGCGGTGAGCAAGGTAGCAGGAGTAGGTGCCGCATAGTCGGCGGCATAGACACTCCCATTAACATACGTAGATGTTGAAAACTGGTTCGAGGGATCCGCAATGAGGCTGAACCCGGTTATGGTTGTCGCAGCAGCAGGACTCACCCCGATATTGCCGGTGATGTCTGTAGCTCCTGTGGTCGAGATTCCTGCTTGTGCCAGGATCGCATAATTACCAGCTGTTCCAAGATTAACAGCTGTTGCATTGTTGCCCATTACGCCGGGAATTAACACGGCTGTCATAAGGCAGATCAATGCTACGGTCAAAACAAGGGAGAAAGGTTTTCCCCCACTTTTTTTCAAACGTGTCATGTTCATACTCCTTGATAGCCTTCCCTGATGTCAGCCCGGAATATACTCACTTCGTCAAAAATCAGTTTTTAGAGCAAAATTTGGACTATTGGAACGCGATTTGCCAAAAAGCAGTTTTTGGAGCAAAATTTGCAACAAAGAGTACCCGCTGTTTTTTTTTAAACGGGTGAAATGTATCACCGGTACTACAGCGGGCATATAATGTGTGGATGCAGCGCCAGACGCCTCATTCCACGAACCAGGTACGATTACCCGTACATCCAGAGAATATGATGGAGAGTACCGGTATTCGGTCATGAAAACAGCAACCGGATGTATGTCCGGGATTTCCACAAAAATCACGTACGCTTGAGCAGACAATTTCGTCTTCGATCCAACCGGTACAATTTCGGGGATGGGGAACCGGGAATGCGTTTGGACTTGTGCATCCCACAAAAAAGAGCCGGTGTCAGTACTTCCCTCAGTTCAGACTGGCCCAACAACTCCCAAAAACCGGTAAGGGTCAGGTAAAAACCGAAAACACCCACCATTATTCATCATTTTCCTGCACCCCCCAATCCGGATTCTGGTCCATAATGGCCTCTGGGGACCCGATCGGGCGCCAGATGATACAAAGTCCGATCCAAAAAACACCCCGTACAGAACACCGCTAAAGGGAAAAATATAATGCCCCTGAATTTTCCCGGTTTGTGATTTTAACCCCAAATAGCGGGAATAATTCCCGCGGTGGACAAACGTGTTCCATTTTTGTGTCCACCACCGGACCCTGATAAGAAAACAAGCCCGTTTTGGCCCCGGATTGAGGGGGAGGGACTTTAGGTCTGAAGGCAGGGAGATTTTGCCTGCCCAAGGGGATGATCATTCAATGTCCGGGGGGATATATTAGAGAAGTACCGGATTTGTCCGGGTTTTACAAGTTCCGGCGTGATCCAGACGGGTTCATGACGATTTATCGTGAACTACTAACGGTTCATCATCCTACATGAGCGTGCATTCGGACAATCCCGTATTTCTCCTGAAGCGGAAAAATCGATCACGTAGTTTTCGAGTTCTTCTCAAAATCGATGAAATTTCCGGGTTTATTCAGATTCGGAATAAATTTTTATTTTTTTTTTTGAATGCTCACTCAATGTACTGGTGTAGCAGATCCGTGATGTGTGACATGGAAATAAGGTATGAGATAATACCTGTACTTCAGCCGTTACATTCCCCATTGACACAGGAGCTGTTACCGGTGCAGTACGTATTGTTCCCGCCACACGCCGGGTGACACTGTAAATCCTGCCCGAAAACATACCCGGAATTGCATCCACGGCATTGCCCGTTGACACAAACGCTGTTTCCTGTACAATACGCACTTCCTCCGCAGGACTGGTGACACAGATTATCGCTTCCAAGAACATATCCGGCTGAACAGGGAGGATTATTCAGATAGTCCTGCAAGGCTTTTGGGGTATTGAAACTCCATCCGGTGTAATATCGTGGATTATCAACAGCACAAATGCCGGGATCTGCGCATACAAGATATCCTGCTGTGGTCTCCACTGCAATCCATTCACCGGGTGATACTTCCGCTAATACCCATGCGTGATCTGCTTCCTGGATTGAACTGATATTCTGGTCAACACTTCCTACTTCGATAGTTGCATTTATTCCCCGGGTTTCTACCATATCCCAGACATCCTGTGACATCTGGGCACACACAAACATATCGGGCAGACTGTACGTGTGGGTTTTATGATATTCCTCAACAATGGTTTTGGCCGTTTCTATATTTTGATCCCGTAACCATTCAGGAGTGGTAGTTACACCATACGCTTGAGTATACGCTGGAGTGGCATTATCGGATTGGGCCGGATATTGGTTATTCGTTACATTACTGGTACAACCGGCGGTAAAAATTACTATTACGAAGAGAAAGAGGATACTAAAAATACACATCAGATCTGTATTTTTTTTTGGAGATTCTCCCATGCTATAGCATTCCGGTAACGGGTATTATAATTATCCTGCACCGGGCTTTACGTATTTTTCTAAAATCCGGATGAATAGAATGCAATTTGGGGAATCTGCGATCAAGCGGGACTTTTTAATGCGACAAACCCGATATACCGGTTTACTTCCCGGTATTTTATCACCCACCCGGTATGTGCATAACATTGGGGGACACGAACGGTAATTTCGATCATTCTGTCTTCAGTAAAACCGACATTGGATCAGATTTTCTCCAGAGTCCTCGTTTCATGCAGTGAAACTGGACGAAATGTTTATTGGCTGAGACCATCAGCATTCATACAATCGGGGCTCTCGATCGGTCTTTATGATTTCTGTTCTCTACGTAGATGATGATTCTGACCTCCTTGACACAGGCAAATCATATCTTGAGCAGACACAGGAATTTGCCGTGGTCACCGCATCATCGGGTTCTGCTGCACTCGAACTGATTAGATCCAACGGGATCCAGGCCATCGTCTCCGATTACCAGATGCCGGATATGGATGGCATCGCATTGTTACAGCAGATCCGGGCGATGAATAACAATATCCCGTTTATCATGTTTACCGGTAAAGGCAGGGAAGAAATTGCGGTCAAATCCTTTGAAAACGGTGCTGACTTTTATCTCCAGAAAGGAGGAGACCCTGAATCCCTGTTTGCCGAGCTTATGCACAAGATCAAGGTGGCCGTCGAGCACCGCCAGGCTGATGCACAGGTTACCGCCGTAAACAGGCTCTATGCGGTGCTATCCGCCACCAACAAGGCAATCCTTCATTTTCATGATAAATCAAAATTACTCGACGAGATCTGCCGGATTGTTGTTGCCGACGGCGGCATAACAATGGCATGGGCCGGATTTGTTAATGAAGAAAAACATCTCATCAAAAACGTTGGAACATCCGGCAGGATTGACGGCGTCCCCGATGCGATCGCACTATCCACTGATGACGCTCCCGCAGGGAAGAATCCCACCGAAACTGCATTCCATACGGGAACCGTTTATGTCTGTAACGATATAAAAAGCGATCCGGCGATTGCACCATGGCAGAAAGAGGCACTTGGACGAGGCTATCGTTCACTTGCCGCGTTCCCATTCGCGCTTAATACCCGGAATGCAGGGGTCATTACATACTATGCTTCAAAACCGGGATTTTTTAATGATCGGATCATCCGGCTTCTCGAAGATCAGTCCGGGGATATCTCGTTTGCGCTCGAAACACTTGATCACGAAGAGCAACGAACAGCCGCCAAACATGAACTGGAAGAATCAGAACTCAGGTATCGCCGGCTGTTTGAAGCTGCACAGGACGCGATCCTTATCCTCGACGGAGAGACCGGCGAAATTATCGACGCGAATAAATTCATTCTCGACATGATGGGCTACCCGCTGGAGTATTTCGTTGGCAAGAATCTCTGGGAACTGGGATTTCTCAAAAACAAATCCTTTGCAATAGAGACGTTTACGAAGTTGAAAACCGAGGGGTATATCCGGTACGAAGATCTGCCCATGGAGACCCGGCAGGGTAAAGCTATCAGTGTGGAGTTTGTCAGCAATGTCTATCTTGTAGGGGACAAGAGGATTATCCAGTGCAATATCAGGAATGTCACTGAACGAAAACGTGCTGAAGATGCACTCGCTCTTGCCAGCAGGAAATTGAGCCTGATGTCAACGATTACCCGCCATGATATCATGAACCAGCTCATGGTGCTCTCCGGTTCCCTTGACCTCGCACAAAAATCCGCAAAAGAACCCCAAAGAACAGTCCATATGAACCGGGCGAAAAAAGCGGCAAACACTATTCAGCGCCAGATCGAATTTACCAAGGAATATGAGGATCTCGGAAGCAAGGCACCGGCGTGGCAGAGTTTATCCGGGGTTGTCCATTCCGCTGAATCACAGTTGGCCCCTAATCCCATTATCCTTGAAATTTCCGACGACTCCCTTGAAATATACGCCGACACGCTCCTTGAAAAGGTCTTTTACAACCTTTTTGATAATACCCGGAAATACGGGGGCGCAGTAACACGCATAAGTATATCCCACCATCCAGCCGTTAGCGGGCTCATTATCACCATTGCGGATAATGGGATCGGAATATCTGTCGAAGATAAACAGCGCCTGTTCGAACGCGGCTTTGGGAAAAATACCGGCCTTGGCCTTTTCCTTTCCCAGGAGATCCTCTCAATTACCGGCATTTCCATAAGTGAGACCGGAACCCCGGGCAAAGGTGCACAATTTGAGATCCTGGTACCGGAAGAAGCATTCCGGTTTAAGAAAGAACCGGCACCATCATAAAAATCCGGGGTGGATTAACTCCATCTCCCTCTGTGTCATGCATCCCGTTATCAAAAAGCGGCGGAGTATGTGAGGAACCCTTTCACAAATCGCCGGAACTTATGGGGTGCAAAGAAGAGGAGCAGCCTGCGAGACCCCCTGAGCGGAATCGTAAATCGCAAGAACGATCGTAGCTACTAAGCGTACGGGTCACTACTATCCAAAAGGATAAAATTAGGGGAACGTTCCACCTTTTTTGACCGGTGGATCAGCAGTACAGGGATGTATCCCGACAGGAGATTGCATCACTTGATCCTGTTAAAAAAATGAAAGTAATATCCGGCAATACTCAGGCGTTTATATGTTCCAAAAATTGCAATACGGGAATTCCTTTTTAAGCATTTAAAAAAAGTTTTGAGTATCAGACATATGATTAAAACAGTTGTTGCTGCAATCGCAGCCCTCTCTGTCACAGAGCAGGCCGGATATATCAGAGAGCCTGTGCCAGATTCCCGGAAAACCTTCATGAAGATTATGAATCCACTCATCGTCACGCCTTTACTACGTGACACCAGTACTCCGTTCCGGATCACCTGCGGCCAGTACATCCCCGGGAAGAGTGAAGTACCATTTCCCTTGTATATAATCGACGAAGATTCCAGATTTATAGGGGATCTCAGGGAAGTGCTAGCATCATGAAAAAAAATAAGACTGCTGCAATCGTGGGAGCGGCAGAAATCGAAAAAGTCCACTCAGGGATCAAGGGTCTTGACGATATAACAGGGGGCGGGCTCCCCAAAGGCCGTCCCTCGCTTGTCAGCGGCGGCCCGGGATGCGGGAAAACACTTTTTGCTATGGAGTTCATCATCCGGGGGATCATCGATTACGGTGAACCCGGTGTCTTTGTAGCGTTCGAGGAGAAGATCGACGACCTGAAGTTGAATTTCAGGTCAATGGGATTTGACCTCGACAACCTCATCCGCCGGAAGAAACTGGTCCTCGATCATATCACTATCGATCGCTCCGAGATCGAGGAAGCCGGCGAGTACGATCTTGAAGGGTTGTTCATCCGGCTTGGCGCACTCATCGACGAGGTCGGCGCAAAGCGTGTTTCTATCGACACTCTGGAGGCCCTCTTCTCCGGTTTTGCAAACGAGGCAATCCTTCGGTCGGAGCTGCGCCGGCTCTTCCTCTGGCTTAAAGACCGTGGTGTTACCGCCGTTGTCACGGGCGAGCGCGGGGACCGTACAATCACCACGTACGGCCTTG
Proteins encoded in this window:
- a CDS encoding EB domain-containing protein; this translates as MGESPKKNTDLMCIFSILFLFVIVIFTAGCTSNVTNNQYPAQSDNATPAYTQAYGVTTTPEWLRDQNIETAKTIVEEYHKTHTYSLPDMFVCAQMSQDVWDMVETRGINATIEVGSVDQNISSIQEADHAWVLAEVSPGEWIAVETTAGYLVCADPGICAVDNPRYYTGWSFNTPKALQDYLNNPPCSAGYVLGSDNLCHQSCGGSAYCTGNSVCVNGQCRGCNSGYVFGQDLQCHPACGGNNTYCTGNSSCVNGECNG
- a CDS encoding hybrid sensor histidine kinase/response regulator; protein product: MISVLYVDDDSDLLDTGKSYLEQTQEFAVVTASSGSAALELIRSNGIQAIVSDYQMPDMDGIALLQQIRAMNNNIPFIMFTGKGREEIAVKSFENGADFYLQKGGDPESLFAELMHKIKVAVEHRQADAQVTAVNRLYAVLSATNKAILHFHDKSKLLDEICRIVVADGGITMAWAGFVNEEKHLIKNVGTSGRIDGVPDAIALSTDDAPAGKNPTETAFHTGTVYVCNDIKSDPAIAPWQKEALGRGYRSLAAFPFALNTRNAGVITYYASKPGFFNDRIIRLLEDQSGDISFALETLDHEEQRTAAKHELEESELRYRRLFEAAQDAILILDGETGEIIDANKFILDMMGYPLEYFVGKNLWELGFLKNKSFAIETFTKLKTEGYIRYEDLPMETRQGKAISVEFVSNVYLVGDKRIIQCNIRNVTERKRAEDALALASRKLSLMSTITRHDIMNQLMVLSGSLDLAQKSAKEPQRTVHMNRAKKAANTIQRQIEFTKEYEDLGSKAPAWQSLSGVVHSAESQLAPNPIILEISDDSLEIYADTLLEKVFYNLFDNTRKYGGAVTRISISHHPAVSGLIITIADNGIGISVEDKQRLFERGFGKNTGLGLFLSQEILSITGISISETGTPGKGAQFEILVPEEAFRFKKEPAPS
- a CDS encoding ice-binding family protein produces the protein MTRLKKSGGKPFSLVLTVALICLMTAVLIPGVMGNNATAVNLGTAGNYAILAQAGISTTGATDITGNIGVSPAAATTITGFSLIADPSNQFSTSTYVNGSVYAADYAAPTPATLLTAVSDMGTAYTTANGQTPADYTDIGNAGNIGGLILDSGLYKFDTGSPNVVINLSGVTLDAQGNPNAVWVFQIPGTFTTASGTTSSSNAGNVILVNGAQAKNVFWVVAGATQIGTYTDFNGNILDHTSIAVQTGATFTGKALAQTAVTLDANTFVTDPAPVTLGAAAGPTVTSAATNAAGTVITVTFNKAMTSPAGNVENFTYKINNAVTGTFGAAALNGTTSIDLTALSTPIASGDTINVSYSAGTVTASDGTLLADFDHTVTNTMPTAPTVTSAATNAAGTVITVTFDKAMSSPAGNFENFTYKINGAGPQLAFSAAALNSTPTKIDLTTSGTPIAYGDTVNVSYTAGTVTSSDGVLLADFDHAVTNTMPAPPGSSVPVSGNATTVDLGTAGNFAILAKSGISTTTGTQATQIVGNIGVSPIAATAITGFGLVMDPSYQFSKSSLVTTGNVYAADYALPTPGTMTTAVNDMQAAYTAANAQAPDVTGLNAGLITDGTTLTPGVYKWSTGVTIPAHLTLDAQGNSSAVWVFQIAGVLSSDVNSHVILANGTNAQNVYWVVAGNTALGANSELNGNILDQTGITFGDNATLNGRALAQTDVTLIGDTVNGPAAAATLPEATPGATVNATTVALGTAGNFAILAKSGITTTGTSAIDGNIGVSPIAASSMTGFGLTLDSSGQFSTSSQVTGNVYAADYAAPTPATMTSAVSYMEAAYTAANAQAAGVAELGAGNISGMTLIPGVYKWSTGVTIPGSVTLDAQNNPNAVWVFQTTGVLSTGVNSQVILANGAQAQNVYWVVAGNTALGANSTFNGNILDQTYIALNDGATLNGRALAQTAVTLIGDTVNGPTATATPPTTTVSGGTTTPTTVDLGTAGNFVILAKSGITTTGTTNSTIIGNIGVSPIAASSMTGFGLVLDASGQFSTSPLVSGNVYAADYAAPTPATMTTAVSAMEAAYTAANALTPGVTELGNGSINGMTLAPGVYKWTTGVTIPNTLTLDAQGNSNAVWVFQTTGVLSTGVNSQIILANGANADNVYWVVAGNTALGANSTFNGNILDQTYIALGNGATLNGRALAQTAVTLISDTVTGPTAATYAPASPSGSGSQITTAIISGATTTLDFSTTANTTITFTTNNSVDAGTPVNVTAYTRPPVTGMPLPAFTAVGRYITISAPALESNVSSVIISMHYDPATLPAGVTEANLVIEYFNVATQSWESLPSTVDTVNHIVSATSTHFSTYGLFAGASAVDLGTAGNYVILTETGVTTTPGTQNTLITGDIGADIVSSAITGFSLANDSSGQFSTSSLVNGKVYAADYTAPTPANLNTAVLDMQAAYTAANAQTPGITDLDTGTITDGTTLTPGVYKWTTGVTIPNTLTLDAQGNANAVWVFQVTGVLSSDVGSKVVLANGAQAQNVYWVVSGNTALGTDSTFNGIILDQTYIALNDGVTFNGQALAQTQVTLIGDTVAVPVTAAAPGNSGSSSSSSSVDNGNSGGSSGGGGSGGGSSVYFPAVVAPGQAPGSALPQNILVPAVAPVASGQKAPVLTPAAATSAPTTSTGGLPLMGIAGVVVVLAIIGVAVLLFTRRHP